TCCGGACCCTCCAAAGGACGCGGTGATCAACCGATCCGGAACTCGGGCCATCAGCTGGGCCACGATGCTCCCGCCCATCGAGAACCCGTGGACGTGCGCGCGCTCGATGTCCAGGTAGTCCATGAGCTCGATCACGTCGAGCGGCATGTCGCCCTCGCGGGGATTTTCGCTCCGGCCATGGCCGCGCATGTCGGGGACGATGACCCGATGGTTTTCCGCGAGCCGGTGCGCGACGCCGTTCTCGAGCCAGGTCGCGGCCGCCCCTCCGGATCCATGGATCAGGAAGACCGGGGAGCCGGAGTCGCCCATCGTCGCATAGTGGAGCGTCCAATCGTCCGTCGTCGCGAAGGTGTGGTGTTCGGCATCGGCGGCGGATTGGGCCTGACCGGCCTCCGCAACCGCCAGGCCGACCAACGGCACCATGATGGCCGCGAGGAGAGGGGATGGCATTCGCATCCTGGTGCCTCCTGATCGGGGGGAGCCTTGCCCCTGCGGTTAGGAAAAAGAAGCGCCCTTTGACCCTAGAGCGAAGGTGGGGGAGCCGATTTCGCGGGGGCAAGGAATCGGGGCTGGGGCGGGGGAGGCGTGGCGTTCCCCTTGCTCGCTGTATCTCCGTGGGTATATATATCTCTTAATACCTAGCCTGACCCGACCAGCAACGGAGCCGACCCGATGGACCCCAAGGCGTTCCAGATCCTCGTTTCTCTGGCGGCCGCGCCAATGCATGGATATGCGATCCGGCAGGAGGTGGAGGCGCGGACGGAGGGGGAGCTGCGGCTGTGGCCGGCGACGCTGTACGGCACGCTGTCGGAGTTGACGTCCACGGGGCTGATCGAGGAGACGGCGAGTCCCGGAGGCGTCGGCGA
This genomic stretch from Gemmatimonadota bacterium harbors:
- a CDS encoding alpha/beta hydrolase translates to MPSPLLAAIMVPLVGLAVAEAGQAQSAADAEHHTFATTDDWTLHYATMGDSGSPVFLIHGSGGAAATWLENGVAHRLAENHRVIVPDMRGHGRSENPREGDMPLDVIELMDYLDIERAHVHGFSMGGSIVAQLMARVPDRLITASFGGSGVRETEEWADRVPADAEGTSPVAAEASRIYRERLESREETQPTEAESRRLAAMEAGTWTEPARPGPERRDLDLKTIEFPVLAIVGEYDGFYSRTHRLWREVPKFQSIMLPQRGHLDSYYPRVIHDWYLNGLQTFIDSHDEG
- a CDS encoding PadR family transcriptional regulator yields the protein MDPKAFQILVSLAAAPMHGYAIRQEVEARTEGELRLWPATLYGTLSELTSTGLIEETASPGGVGDDPRRKYYALTGEGRRVLWAEAARLERLARLARTHLS